A single window of Streptomyces cathayae DNA harbors:
- a CDS encoding aminotransferase class I/II-fold pyridoxal phosphate-dependent enzyme: MRRTDPGGHGPVRFGPALPEDGLPVLPELSAVLAAAASRAEAEPVGGGPALLEAACGHGDRRGLPAAPDRVAVAPGAPALLMALTAAIGGDVLVPRPCAAWWAPEARLLGRPAFPVPTPHESGGVPDPYALLETVRRVRAEGGDPRLLVLSVADDPTATVAPPELLHETIEAAVAEGLHLVSDETWRDTLHAPRETVLLSPAEMLPEHVTVVTDLAGALLPSGWPAAIGRFPAGADGGALHARVLDVLTALDARVAAPVAVAVAHALAEPEAVTARTAAAVRLHARVAAAAREAVVAAGALAHPPQAGRHLYVDLTPLAPALTAHGVGDAQELEDFLTARLGMPAPGGHRFGDDLEAPRVRLSTAPLLGDTAEQRAEGLASSAPLELPHVRRALDRLRTVFDGLRDEARR, from the coding sequence ATGCGGCGGACGGACCCCGGGGGGCACGGCCCTGTTCGCTTCGGACCGGCACTGCCCGAGGACGGGCTGCCCGTCCTGCCCGAACTCTCCGCCGTCCTCGCCGCCGCCGCGTCCCGTGCGGAGGCCGAGCCGGTCGGCGGCGGCCCCGCCCTGCTGGAGGCCGCGTGCGGCCACGGCGACCGGCGAGGTCTGCCCGCCGCCCCCGACCGGGTGGCCGTCGCCCCCGGCGCGCCCGCCCTCCTCATGGCGCTCACCGCGGCCATCGGCGGGGACGTGCTGGTGCCCCGGCCCTGCGCCGCCTGGTGGGCCCCCGAGGCCCGGCTGCTCGGTCGCCCCGCCTTCCCGGTGCCGACGCCCCACGAGAGCGGCGGCGTCCCCGATCCGTACGCCCTGCTGGAGACCGTGCGGAGGGTGCGTGCCGAGGGCGGTGACCCGCGTCTGCTGGTGCTCTCCGTCGCCGACGACCCCACCGCCACCGTCGCCCCGCCCGAACTGCTGCACGAGACCATCGAGGCCGCCGTCGCCGAGGGGCTGCACCTGGTCAGTGACGAGACCTGGCGGGACACCCTGCACGCACCGCGCGAGACCGTGCTGCTCAGCCCCGCTGAGATGCTGCCCGAACACGTCACCGTGGTCACCGACCTGGCGGGCGCCCTGCTCCCGTCCGGCTGGCCCGCCGCGATCGGCCGCTTCCCGGCGGGCGCGGACGGCGGCGCGCTCCACGCGCGGGTGCTCGACGTACTGACCGCGCTCGACGCACGGGTGGCCGCCCCGGTCGCCGTCGCGGTGGCCCACGCGCTGGCCGAGCCGGAGGCGGTCACCGCGCGGACGGCCGCCGCCGTACGCCTGCACGCCCGGGTGGCCGCCGCCGCGCGGGAGGCGGTCGTCGCCGCGGGAGCCCTGGCCCACCCCCCGCAGGCCGGACGGCACCTCTACGTGGACCTCACACCGCTGGCGCCCGCACTCACCGCGCACGGCGTGGGCGACGCCCAGGAACTGGAGGACTTCCTCACCGCCCGGCTCGGCATGCCCGCGCCGGGCGGCCACCGCTTCGGCGACGACCTCGAGGCACCGCGCGTACGGCTGTCCACCGCGCCCCTGCTCGGCGACACCGCCGAGCAGCGGGCGGAAGGCCTCGCCTCGTCCGCGCCGCT